Within the Mauremys reevesii isolate NIE-2019 linkage group 2, ASM1616193v1, whole genome shotgun sequence genome, the region AGTCTTAAAGCCATCACTGACGGTTTTACCAAAAAAAAGTGCATAATATAAATTGCTGGAATGTAACCCATGTATATGTCTCCTTTATGCTGGAACAGGCTcttccctttttctctctctcttcccccctctcctcctgaaATCAtattggaggagagagagagagagcatggttTAAGTGACCCTGCTGCTTTTGGCATATATATTTCCATCAAACAACATACAAGCATAAACACTGCACAGTTTTAAAGCATATTTGATTTCTTGCTACTTACAGCTATTTCATTGGTTACACTTTCATTATTAGTAGCTCCTGGAAAGATCCATTTAAAATAATGCCCCCGAGTAGATTACACAAGGTAATAATGACCTGTATGTTGATATATGTAAACATTGCATTCTGAACCACGATTTGTCATATAAATCTTATTTACATTCAAATGTCATTGTCAGCAGTGCCATAGTTCTGATAATGGGACCAACTCCAATTACTACAGCAGAGCCTTTCACTCCATTCTACTTAGTATTGTATCACTACTACTATTAtagattttatttgtttttatttttattggtgGGTCTGGGTTCTACCTCTTCCATTAACATCTTCCTGCTGAAACTTGGGATACAAGATTTCAGTCCACAGTTCAGAATGTTCAGGATATTAGTACATAATAGAGCCAGGTTTCTCTTAGTATTTCTAAAGGCAAAAGTAAAAAATAGGGCAGTTATTAATATTCGAAATGGATAAATGGACAATAATCATTTAGGGCCATGTCCTGCCAGATGAGTAGTCCCATCAAAGCCaatgaccaagattttcaaaagtgactaatacTGTAGTTACCTCAGTTTCTGGGTGCcatgatttttgggtgcccaacatgaaagaggcctggttttcagaggataGCTTAAAGCTTTTTCaacttgggcacccaaaaactaaGTCACCCAAAATCAATAGTCACTTTTGACTTCCTTGGTAAATGGGAACTGAAGATGCTAAGGACCTCCCAAAATGAGCTTTGGCACTTTGCAGGCTTGAGCCATTGGGCCTTAATTGGCACTTTTTAATGTTTAATCCTATAGTAACCTCATAATAGTATGTACAATAAGATGATAtgtaaataataaaagaaatatgTAATCTCATGACAAATCACACTTACTGAAGAGCCATTTCAAGCTATCCATCAAATAATATGCACTTAACTTAATACTCGCTACTGAACTATTAAATAGTTAATCACTGCTTATACATCTCATTACATGTGAATGCCAGCTCTGGTTTTCTCTGCGCTTGCAGGAGGACAGATTTTAGAAATACTCATCATGTTTCAGTATTTCTGTAATTTGTAATGATGCTGTTGTCTCTCAGCAAGAGCTGTCCTTTTGCTAGTACTTCCCAGTAGGATGTGAATTCTCTGATAATGTAATTTAAGAGAGAGGGAATACAGCTAGCCTGCCATttaaatacatacaaaatgaaggaaatTACAATTTGCATTGAAAAACAAGAACTTGCCTTACAACAGTCCTGAAAATGCCATACATTCAAATAGAGAACCGCATTCCCTTTGTCTTAAACTATATTATGAGAAGACTGAAGCTTCCTTATCATTATTATTTCACACATCCTCAGCTAGCGTAATTCAGTGTAGCTCCATATAAACTAATGTAGCTTCATTGAtttctaccagctgaggatctgacctagTAATATGCTCTATAACTAAATGTTGCCATTGATGTACCTGTTATATTACACAGTAACTTTCCTTTCACACTGTGTGTACTGGGAAGCCAAGATGTTCTGGTTGTGTTTATTCCAATAGAATTCTATGGTAACTTGCTGAATGGAGCTTCATGACGACTCCTTTGCTGGACATATACTATCGCAGCAATGGAATTGACAAATTTAAGGCTGAAACTCTGTTGCTGATTTATTGCCATTCCAATCTTAACCTACCTCACCCCCTGCTCACCCGGATGTGCCAAAATACCGCAGGTGGAGTTTTGTCAATGACTTATGTGATAGTAGGAGTGAACCCTTATGTTGCAGACAGATTCCAAGTGCCTCCTGCAAAGGGCTGAGTTTACTCAGTTCTCACTGTCACAAATGAGTGTTGACTTCAGCGGGAGCAGGATTAGGCCTGTCATCTCAGAGCTCTTCAATTCCTAACCAAAACAAGGGTGAAGTAAGGACAGCTTGGTAGTGAATTAAGAATGAGGTTTCAGCTGTAACTTTGAATTGCCTTGATTTCCTGGCTGTGACAAAATTTTAATGTTAATTAAACATACATTTAATTAGTGTAATTATCCCCTATTTCAGGCTATTTTCACTTGACTGTAAAAGATTTGCTCTGGGCATAAACTTGACATTCAGGGACTCAGatttgaagatttttttaaaatcacattatttatattaatatttatagtaaatagttatttttaatcaaaatggtgTGTTTATATTAACTTTAATATTACAATAAAGTCTGTTAACAAAACAAAcccttttaattttgtttttaaattccacAAGTAaaattttataattttaaaaaacattcacaCTTGTTTAACTTACAAAACTTCTTTCATGTAAAAGACAAGGGTTTAGAGGCTGTTACTCCATATTGTGAATGAGGCTCTTTTGGCTATAAAATTATTAActaaaaataatgtttaaaaaaggCATATTCTGAGCATGTCCATTAATACTTTCTCCATACctgttaatatttttatttaaatatggaGATGATCAAATTTACGGTATTGGTTACTTCCCCCTCAGTCCACTCCTATTACAGACAATGAGAaatccacccaccacacagaGAAGAGAGAATTAAACCTTTAAGAGCTGAtactaattttaattttttgcctTTTTGCCAGTTTGACACCTCTGtcattttaaatgttgtttttgCCCTGTAATTTAGAAACGTTGTTCTTTGAATACAATCATATttcaaagttttttaaaatgcatgttttcCCTCTATCAACCCTTTTTTCCACATCACAATTAATGAATTTATACACAAACTATATAAATTATACACTACAACCCCCTCAAAAACACGTTTGCTTTGGGGAAACTGATCCCTCAGCAAGAGAGCagactttactcacatgagcagaACTATTAACTTCAATGCAATTTACTGTAGTGAGTAAGATCTAAGGAAGCGAGTAAAGGTTTGCAAGATCTCAGTAAAAGAACTGTCCAGTCGGACTGTATTCAACCTGTTCTAGATTCTGGATAACAGCAATCTAAATTGGTGCTTCCTTCAAAGCTGCAGAAAACACTGGTACAGAAAATTGATCATTGCCTGAGCGGAGACGAGGGGAGAGTAAGTGTGTCACAGTTAAGCCCCTTTCATCAGAAACTTGCTTATCATCAAGTGATTGCTTTCTGGCAGTAAAAGGCGTGATCCTAAAGTCAGcggcaaagctcccattaacttcagctgATACAGGATGAGGATCCCTAGCGAGCGGGCAGCGTGCCTGTTGCTCTTAGTGTCTTTTAACTGGACGTTAAGAAATAAGTGGTAGAACAGGCATCGTACAGATCAGGACCCCAGTAATAATGTGGCTGGGTTTTGTTTAAGTGCAGTATGTTTTAAATCATTGCAATTTGATATTTTTATATGTTAACAACTTTGCACACTGTTGCACTTTGCCCAGTTCGGAGCTTATCACCCAGCACTACGGGGAAACACAGGAAGTGTTTACCGCAGCTGAAATGGAGATTTTAAACAGaagtttttttctaaaaaaatgaaACCTACCAGAGAATACGCCCACAACCGCCCATACTATACCTCCTCCCCCATTTACTGCCGCATCCTCGGACCCACACAGGTGTGACGTTCCCCGAAACACCTTACAACTGGACATTGCTACCCTATACATCCACACTCGAttctacccccaccccctttcactCACCGAAACTTCAATCCCTCCCATGTCCTTACCTCTGTACCCTCTTCCCATGCACGCATCCCAAAACTAACCCTCATACCCTAGCGCCGTGCTACCGGACCCATACACAAACCATGTAGCCCACCCATCTACCCGCACTTTTGCAAATACTAACACCCTATACCCCGCCTTATCCTCTAGCTATGCCTCTACCCCTTCCTCTACACACTCATCGTTGTACCGTTACGTCTATAGCTACACCCACCCCTGTAACTATACCccgtacacacatacacacttgaTACCGGCATCCCATCCCTGTAACCACCCCATACACATACCCTCTATAGCTACACCCTACAGCTAAACCCCACCCCTGTAACTGGACCCCAAACTCTCACACACACCCTATGGCTACACCCCACCTCTGTAACGGGTACCCCCAAACACTCACTAGCCCTCTACCTACGCCCCTGTAACTACCACCCCTACACCCCTATAGCTATAGCCCTTGTAGCTGCACCCCGTacacccatcccctgcacccccgaCATCCTCCCCTTCGCACCCACCTTGGCGTAGCAGAAGGAGatgagcagcagcggcagcaggtAGCCGAAGACGAAGGTGCAGACCACGTAGACCTTCTTGTGCTGGGGGTTGGGCcactgctcccagcagaaggtcTGGTTGCTGGCGTCCCGGTGGAAGAGGCGCTGGTGGTGCGCGACGGGCGAGGCCATGGCGATGGAGAGTGCCCAGATGAGCCCCACGCCCAGCAGCGCGTTGCGGGAGACCCGCAGGACCGAGGCGCGGCGGGAGTGCACGATGGCCACGTAGCGGTCCACCGACATGGCGGAGAGGGTGAAGATGCTGACCAGCATGGAGACGGTGAAGAAGTAGTGGATGAACTTGCAGATGACGGCGCCCAGCACCCAGGTGGGCAGCACGTAGACCGTGGCCTGGAAGGGGATGCAGAAGAGCAGGTAGGCCAGGTCGGCGATGCTCAGGTTGAGGATGAAGATGTTGGTGGTGCTGCGGGGCTTGCCCGGCTTGCTCCTGGCCAGCACCGTGATCACCAGCGAGTTGCCCAGCACCCCCAAGGCGAAGATCACGCCGAAGACGATCAGGGTGAGGAAGTTCTCGATGCCGATGCCGAAGAGGGGCTTGGGGTCCTGCTCCTCCTCCGAGAGCCCCGAGAGGTTGAagtccccccaggggggcccttcGCTCTGGTTCAGGAAGAGGATCGCAATCGCCTCGGGCTCCATGGCTGCTGCGGCTGCCCCCCAGCAACAGCTGGGACGGGCGGAGGAGAACAAACAGCGCCCTTGTCCTGCACCCGGGGCCCGCACCTCGCCCCCAGAGACGCACCGAGGGAGCCCCAAGCGCCCAGCAGaagaagggggtggaggggagtttGCCGCCGCGCTCACGGAGCTGCGAAACTTTCTGGTGCCTGGCGGGTGGGTGGCATCTCGCCTCTGCTGCTCACCGGCGCAGCGCCTAGTGCGTGGTGGGGGCTCCCGGGCTGCACCCGCCTCAGGGATTTGAGGAGGGGGGTTGACAGGGGAGCTACTGGGGGATCCGCGTGGAAAAATGCGCCCACAGCGGCGCTGCCCAGCTCCGTCTCCTTCGCAGTTCCGCCACGGCTGCGGGGTTTGGGCCCCCCCGCGCTGTGCCACCAAAGGGCAGAGCCGGAGAGCGGCGCTGGGCGAGCGGGCGGGGACCTCAGCTCTCCCTGAGAGCGCAGCAGCCTCCCTCGGCCCTTCCCGCTCCAGCCAGCTCCTCCCCGGCTGCCTCCCGCGCGCTctccagccacctggctccggccgGGCGCTGCCAGCGCGCTGCCTCTTCCGAAGGGAACTTGCCGCCCCGCCGGGCTGCACCTGTACGCGGCCCCCAGCTCGCCACAGCAGCCTGGCGAAATGCGCAGGCAACAGGCTGCCTATCAGCAACCCCCGTGCCAATCCAGAGCCAGGAGAACTcaccctcctccaccctcacacctcccctcagccctcccccGCTTCCTGTTCCAGCCCAGGCACTGTGGGGCTCATCTTTTCCTATCAAAGGCAAGCAGGGTTAATACTGCTGCATCGCACGCAGCCCGcgtcccttcccagctctggaaggctGGTTGGGGACTTACCTTTCgctggattgtgtgtgtgtgtgttttaattggAACCACAACCAACTTCTCCAAACAGAGGGCCAGCTCCTGCTGCCACACACATGGGGACTGTAGTCAATCAATAGACACCACTGTACATCTAGACAGTGGTTCACAAAAACACGCCATGATCCCTGCCCTGGTTTAGGTTTTGCCCTTATCAGCCGACGCACAATTTCAAAAGTTAAACAGGTGTATGAAGATGTGTGACTGATGCTGCCTGAGGCCCCCGACCTCTGAGATGCCTCAGCGTCGTTCTTTCCTGGAGGATGCTCAGCCCCTCACGGCGATTGGGTTCATCAAGCCCAATCCTTATTATGGACCTTCTTCAGGAAAGCACCAAAGTTTAAATCCATACCTGTTCATGACAGCAAAGAAGCACATGCTCAAGTCTTGCCCGGAAGAGAGATACCTTATGAAATAGGGACCTgcttgagtagtcccactgaaatcaggtgCAGGATCAAAACTTTCgctctgatcctgaaaacacatgCATGCAAATAACTGTGCATAAATACTGTCCCATTGACATTAAAAGCACTACTAATTTGTGCCACGATGTGTAGGTGTTTGCAGGACTGCAGCCTTGGCCCCCAGTTCCTGGCAACATCTTTCTTCAGGAAGGGTAAAGAAGCGTATCCTTaccttccagtgaagtcagtgtgtTAGTTAAAACTAAATGCATGTTTAACCGCTTTCTTGAACCAGGATGGATTTAACCCCATGATAACtgttttcctgaactggggccttagcTTGCTGCAAGCCTAAATCTGgactaaatatattttaaatggcgTTAATTTCATTTCTATGTTCacaatttttattaaagttttgtAATACAGATAAATTCACAAAAATAAAACAGGTATAGGTTGTTGTTAATAATACAATGTAATGCTTTtactatttaaataattttacaaACTTCACACCATCCCTGGCGCAGGaataatattatccccattttatagatgagaaaGTGAGGCTCAGAAAGTTGAAGTGAACTTTTCAGAGAGGAGGTTATCAAAACAGAAGTTATATAAACATATTTTCTAAACAATTGGATGGAACTGAAAAAGAAGCTCATAtaaatccccccccacacacacacacacacattcttcaAATGTGAGTTTTAGCAGGGTTTCTTGATAGTTCTTAAACATCTCTTGTTTTCAGATTATAAATTTAGGTGCCATGCCTGACTATATTGTTATTTTATCTCCCGTTTCTCTTTTTAAAACTCTTTTGGTCTAGAATAGAGAATGAATACTGAGAAGGTAGGAGGATATAAAGGTAAGAGAAAATAAGATTAAAGAGGAAACTGGATGTTCTTAGAAGAAAGAATAAGATCTGTATCCTTCATTCTTAATTTTTTTAGATATATGGTtgacatttttttcttgtttacatAGCCTCATTTACATATTATTATTGCCCAAGAGCTCAAAGCTACTTCACAGCAATTTTAGTGCCTGAACCAGAGGGATAAATTGAACTATTCTGATGTGATTTTTGGATGCAATGAGTTCTTGCTTGCTTTGCAACCCAGaatttgaaagatttttttctctgtttgCCTTCTCTGCTTATATTGATATAGATCGTCAGCTAGTGAAGCTCAGCcaagcttcattgacttcagtagaactagACTGACATAAACCTGCTGAGTATCTGGTCTGTTatgtacaaaaacaaaataaatactgAAAGAGCAAGATCTAGCTGGTAGAAATTTAAGAGAACGATTTAATTATATTAAAGCTGTTTGCTTTTCTGTAGCTATTGTAACTTAAAAACAACAGAAACAGATTGTTTGTTAGTATTTTTTTAACTAAAGCTTCCTATAGCGTGTTTGTTTGATTTTAGTATATAATTTATCATCTTATTGACATGTTTTTAAATGACATCAAAACACAGTAGCATACATTTCTGCATCTGTAATAGACTCAAGAGCAGACATTTCTAAATGTGTCCATTACATATCAATTACTTTGGAAATATTAGAAATTGTGGGATCCAAAATTAATGTTATAGGTCCCAATATAGATTTTCTTAACATtgtttatgtatatatttttgaATCCCTTCATATGCTGGGATGCAAGAAGTATTTTTGATTAGCACTAATGTTTTGCACTTAAATCATATCTTGCAACCAGTTACCATTCTCTAAAATATTATGAATTAAAtactggctccattgaagtcaatggcaacattcCTGTTGATTTCACCTTATATGTCTGAAAATGTAATTCATTTGAGCTTCTTCTTTTTTGGCTTGTTACTCTTAATAGATGTTACATTTTGAGTAATATAGCCTGGATTATAGATACAGACCAAATAATACAATATTGCTTAACAGACAGAAATAACCAGGAAGAATAGATCCAGGAACAAAATTGGTTTTATGAGAAGACAACCTGGACATTTCATTTGTGGTATTGGATAGAAGTGTTGGCACTAACACAGTTTCCTAGGTGATGTATAGCCAGATTTGCAACTCAGACACTGCTTTTCACATGTACATGCATAGTATTTGTCAGCCTGCAAAACAGTACCAAAAATGTCTACCAGATAATATAATTATGTTATATTTTTGCTATCTTGATTAGTAGTGCATTAGTAGACTAGAATTGCACTActaaatttccatttaaaaacccAGTGCTACAAAATACTTGTCACTTACAGTATCAGGTTCTTAAATCAGGAAGGAAAAGTAAATATAACCAACCTGTAATTTTCAGATTATTAGAATCATTTTGTTCCCCCAAATTTATTAAAGCTCATGATCCTTGTGAAGGATTGTGTACATACCAAGTTTGGCATTTTAGTTCACATTTTTGTATTATAGTTGCCCAAGTGCAATAAATAACTGAACAATTTCATACAACGCAAAAC harbors:
- the GALR1 gene encoding galanin receptor type 1; this translates as MEPEAIAILFLNQSEGPPWGDFNLSGLSEEEQDPKPLFGIGIENFLTLIVFGVIFALGVLGNSLVITVLARSKPGKPRSTTNIFILNLSIADLAYLLFCIPFQATVYVLPTWVLGAVICKFIHYFFTVSMLVSIFTLSAMSVDRYVAIVHSRRASVLRVSRNALLGVGLIWALSIAMASPVAHHQRLFHRDASNQTFCWEQWPNPQHKKVYVVCTFVFGYLLPLLLISFCYAKVLNHLHKKLRNMSKKSEASKKKTAQTVLVVVVVFGISWLPHHVIHLWAEFGVFPLTQASFLFRVTAHCLAYSNSSVNPIIYAFLSENFRKAYKQVFKCQIGNESPLNDVKESKSRIDTAPSTSCTHV